From a region of the Globicephala melas chromosome 19, mGloMel1.2, whole genome shotgun sequence genome:
- the ELMO3 gene encoding engulfment and cell motility protein 3 → MVPPRNVVKIAVQMRDAIPQLIQLDQAKPLATVLKEVCDAWSLPHSERYALQFADGHRRYITENNRTEIKNGSILCLSTAPDLEAERLLRGLQSESCEGRREALQHLVLLAPDMTFTREVISRDGLQRLGSIIEDGDDLGEVLALALRAFLELMEHGVVSWETLSIPFVRKVVCYVNMNLMDASVQPLALGLLESVTLSSPALGQLVKSEVPLDRLLVHLQVMNQQLQTKAMALLTALLQGASAAERKHMLDYLWQRNLRQFIYKHIIHSAAPLGDEMAHHLYVLQALTLGLLEPRMRTPLDPYSQEQREQLQALRQAAFEPEGESLGTGLSADRRRSLCAREFRKLGFSNSNPAQDLERVPPGLLALDNMLYFSRHAPSAYSRFVLENSSREDKHECPFARSSIQLTVLLCELLHVGEPCSETAQDFSPMFFGQDQSFHELFCVSIQLLNKTWKEMRATQEDFDKVTQVVREQLARTLALKPSSLELFRTKVNALTYGEVLRLRQTERLHQEGTLAPPILELREKLKPELMGLIRQQRLLRLCEGTLFRKISSRRRQDKLWFCCLSPNHKVLQYGDVEEGVGPPTPESLPEQLPVADIRALLTGKDCPHVREKGSGKQNKDVCELAFSVSYDHGEEEAYLNFVAPSKREFHLWTDGLSALLGSPMGSEQTRLDLEQLLTMETKLRLLELENVPIPEQPPPVPPPPTNFNFCYDCSIAEP, encoded by the exons ATGGTGCCCCCGCGGAATGTAGTGAAGATCGCCGTCCAGATGCGCGACGCCATCCCGCAGCTCATCCAGCTGGACCAG GCAAAACCCCTGGCCACTGTGCTGAAGGAGGTGTGTGACGC GTGGAGCTTGCCTCACTCTGAGCGCTATGCCCTACAGTTTGCTGATGGGCACAGGAGATACATCACTGAGAAC AACCGCACGGAGATCAAGAATGGCAGCATCCTGTGCCTCAGTACTGCCCCA GACCTTGAGGCTGAGCGGTTGTTGCGTGGGCTGCAGAGCGAGAGTTGTGAAGGGCGCCGGGAAGCCCTTCAGCACCTCGTTCTGCTGGCCCCAGACATGACCTTCACCCGGGAAGTCATCAGCCGTGATGGGCTTCAGAGACTAGGCTCCATCATTGAGGATGGGGACGA CCTAGGAGAGGTGCTGGCCCTCGCACTGAGGGCCTTCTTGGAGCTCATGGAGCATGGTGTGGTGTCCTGGGAGACGCTCAGCATCCCCTTTGTTAGGAAG GTGGTGTGCTATGTGAACATGAACCTCATGGATGCATCTGTgcagcccctggccctggggTTGCTGGagagtgtgaccttgagcagccctgccctgggccagcTGGTCAAGAGTGAGGTGCCACTGGATAGGCTGCTGGTGCACCTACAGGT GATGAACCAGCAGCTGCAAACCAAGGCCATGGCACTGCTGACAGCTTTGCTGCAGGGGGCCAGCGCTGCTGAACGTAAG CACATGCTTGACTACCTGTGGCAGAGAAACCTTCGCCAGTTCATCTACAAG CACATCATCCATAGTGCAGCGCCCCTGGGCGACGAGATGGCTCACCACTTGTACGTACTGCAGGCCCTTACGCTGGGGCTGCTGGAGCCACGCATGCGGACGCCACTGGACCCCTACAGCCAG GAGCAGCGGGAGCAGCTGCAGGCCCTGCGTCAGGCTGCCTTTGAACCGGAGGGGGAGTCCCTGGGCACTGGGCTGAGTGCTGACCGTCGCCGTTCCCTCTGTGCCCGCGAGTTCCGCAAACTGGGCTTCTCT aacAGCAACCCTGCGCAGGACCTGGAGCGCGTGCCCCCTGGCCTGCTGGCCCTGGACAACATGCTCTACTTCTCCAGACACGCGCCCAGCGCCTACAGCCGG TTTGTGTTGGAGAACAGCAGCCGTGAGGACAAGCACGAGTGTCCCTTTGCCCGGAGCAGCATCCAGCTGACTGTGCTGCTGTGTGAACTGCTCCATGTCGGGGAGCCCT GCTCCGAAACTGCCCAGGACTTTTCACCCATGTTCTTTGGCCAAGACCAGAGCTTCCATGAGCTCTTCTGTGTGAGCATCCAGCTACTGAATAAGACCTGGAAGGAGATGCGGGCCACTCAGGAAGACTTCGACAAG GTCACGCAAGTGGTGCGGGAGCAGCTGGCCCGCACGCTGGCCCTGAAGCCCAGCTCCCTGGAGCTCTTCCGAACCAAGGTGAATGCGCTCACCTACGGGGAGGTCCTGCGCCTGCGGCAGACAGAGCGGCTGCATCAGGAAGGCACACTGGCccctcccattct ggagctGCGGGAGAAGCTGAAGCCAGAGCTCATGGGCCTGATCCGCCAGCAGCGTTTGCTCCGCCTCTGCGAGGGGACACTCTTCCGCAAGATCAGCAGCCGACGGCGCCAGG ACAAGCTGTGGTTCTGCTGCCTGTCCCCCAACCACAAGGTGCTGCAGTATGGGGATGTGGAGGAGGGCGTCGGCCCGCCCACCCCCGAGAGCCTGCCTGAGCAGC TCCCTGTGGCCGACATCAGGGCACTGCTGACAGGCAAGGACTGCCCCCACGTCCGGGAGAAGGGCTCGGGAAAGCAGAACAAG GACGTCTGTGAGTTGGCTTTCTCAGTCAGCTATGACCACGGGGAGGAGGAGGCATACCTCAACTTCGTTGCCCCATCCAAACGGGAG TTCCACCTGTGGACAGATGGGCTGAGCGCCCTGCTGGGCAGTCCCATGGGCAGTGAGCAGACACGGCTGGAcctggagcagctgctgaccATGGAAACCAAGCTGCGGTTGCTGGAGCTGGAAAATGTGCCCATCCCTGAGCAGCCACCCCccgttcccccaccccccaccaactTCAACTTCTGCTACGACTGCAGCATCGCTGAACCTTGA